In the genome of Fibrobacter sp., the window GCCACCCACGCCGAACGCAAGAAGCTCTTCGAAGCCGCCGGTAAGCGCATCGTGGAACTCTGCCACCAGTATTACGACTTGAACGACGAAAGCATCCTCCCGCGCAGCATCGCCACGAAGGACGCCTTCGAAAACGCCATGCGCCTCGACATCGCCATGGGCGGTTCCTCCAACACCGTGCTCCACTTGCTCGCCGTGGCCCAGGAAGCCGGCGTCGACTTCACCATGAAGGACATCGACCGCCTCTCCCGCAACACGCCCTGCATCTGCAAGGTGGCCCCGACCGTTCACAACATCCACATCGAAAACGTGAACCGCGCCGGTGGCATCATGGGCATCCTCGGTGAACTCGACCGCATGGGCCTGCTCCACAAGGACGCCAAGACCGTTCACGCCAAGACCATTGGCGAAGCCCTGGAACTCAACGACCTCAAGCGCAACCCGACGGAAGAAGCTAAGCAGCGTTACCTCGCTGGTCCGGGCCGCAAGTACAACCTGGTCGCATTCTCCCAGAACTTCATGTACCCGGATCACGACCTCGACCGCGCTAACGGCGCTATCCGCGACGGCGAACACGCCTACACCAAGGACGGCGGCCTCGCTGTTCTGTACGGTAACCTCGCTGTGGACGGCTGCATCGTGAAGACCGCCGGCGTCGACGAATCCATCTTCAAGTTCACCGGTCCCGCCGTGGTGTTCGAAAGCCAGGAAGATGCCGTGAAGGGCATTCTCGACCCGAACGTGGTGAAGGCTGGCGATGTGGTCGTTATCCGCTACGAAGGCCCGAAGGGTGGCCCCGGCATGCAGGAAATGCTCTACCCGACCTCTTACCTCAAGAGCCGTCACCTCGGCAAGTCCTGCGCCCTCCTCACCGACGGTCGTTTCTCCGGCGGTACGAGCGGCCTCTCCATCGGCCACGCTTCTCCGGAAGCCGCCAACAAGGGTAACATCGGCCTCGTGCACACGGGCGACGTGATTGAAATCGACATCCCGAACCGTTCCATCAACGTGCAGCTCACCGACGACGAACTCGCCGAACGCCGCAAGGAAATGGAAGCCCGTGGCGCCAAGGCTTGGCAGCCGGAAAACCGCGACCGTGTGGTGTCCAAGGCTCTGCAGGCTTATGCCGCTATGGCATCGAGTGCTGATAAGGGAGCCGTTAGAGACCTGTCTCTTATTGGTGTGAAGTAAAAACAAATCCTTCGACTTCGAGCTACGCTCTCCGCTCAGGATGACACACTCGAAGCCGGGGTGACAATTCAGGAAAGTCTCTGGTGACTCGTACTAACGAGTCGCCTTTTTTATCCCAGCTTGGTTTCGAGTTCGGCGAGCGTTTCGGCCGCTTCGCTGAATTCGTAATCGTCGACCTGGTTTACAATCTTCTGCAACAGGGTCTCGATTTCGGGATCGAACGCGATATTTTCGTATTCGTCCAAAATGCGCTTGCACCGCGTCGAAGAGCAGGAATCCAAAGCGACCTTCAGGTTGCCCAGCACGCCCTTCAAGCGACCCACAGCTTCCGGGTCTTCGCGTTTCGTAGGTTGCACCGGCATGTCGGCATCGATATCCTTCAACACTACGCTCAAATCCTCGATTAGGTTGTGAAGCGCTTCTTCGAACCTGTTGTATTCCGGGAAGTCGTGCTGCTTCTGCGAAAGCGTGTTCTCGACGGCAGCGCCGAGCGTCTGCACATGCGACGAACCGATTGTCCCGCAAAGGCCCTTGATGGTATGCGTGATGCGCGTGGCCTCCTCGAATTTCGAGGTTTCGACAAGCTTGCGCAATTCGAAATTGTTCCCGCTGTAATCGCGGACGAACCCGTGCAAGATTCTGATATAGATGGTCTTGTTGTTGTTCGCGTGGTAGAGCCCGACAGAAGCGTCGAAATCGCGGACCTTCGAGAACTGCGCGAGGAAATTCGCATCATCGTCGGCAAGCTGCACATTCCCGGTAGAAACAAGCGTCCTGTTGTGCGGCACGGAACTTTCAGAAGCAATCGCCAGGTAATTCGCGAGGTCTTCGTACAGGAGCGAAGGATCGATGGGCTTCACGATATACGAATTCATGCCCGCTTCGAAACACTCTTCCTTGTCTTTCTGGAACGCGCGCGCACTCATCGCGAGAATCGGTACATTCTTGAAATACGGGTCTTCCATGTCGCGGATTTCCTTCGTCGCCGTAAGGCCATCCATGATAGGCATCTGCAAGTCCATGAGCACAAGGTCGAACGAACCCGGCTTCAAAAGGTCGAGCGCTTCCTTTCCGTTGTTCGCAACCATCGTGGTAAGGCCGACGGAATTCAAAAGCGAAACGGCGAGTTCCTGGTTCATCAGGTTGTCTTCGACAAGCAAAATCTTCGCCGGTTTGAAGTATATCTTGCGGTTTTCCTTCTTGGTCGCCTTCTGGTACGTGAGCTTCATGCCCATCGCTTCTTGCAAGGCGCTGAGAATCGAGCTTATCTGTGGCGGCTTCGCGATACAGCTGTTGTACCCGAGCTTCGTCGCCGTATCCTGTTCGGCTTCTTCGAAATGCAGCGGGTGCATGAGCACCTTCGGAATCTTGCGCATTTTCTCGGGAATTCCCTTCGCAAAATCGAAGCCGGTCTCGAGCCCCATCTTGTAATCGACAAGGAAAATATCGTACGGGTCCTCGCCCGCTTCTTCGTGAGCCTGGATGAGGTCGAACGCTTCCGCAGCCGAGCACGCCTCCTCCACGACAAGGTGCAACTTCGTGAGGATATGCCGGAGCACGGAGCGCATATTGGCGCAGTCATCCACCAGCAAGATGTTCTTGCCCGCGAAACTGTTGACCGATTTCCACTTGGGTTCACCCGCCTGCGGCGCAATCGGGAGCGATATGCTGAAGAAGAACCGCGAGCCTTCGCCGGAAGTACTTTCGACCTGAAGCTTGCCGCCCATGAGTTCCACGAGGGACTTCGAGATGACAAGCCCGAGGCCCGTTCCGCCATACTTGCGCGTAGTGGAGCCGTCGGCTTGCGTAAACGCGTTGAACAGGCGCCCCAGTTGTTCGGGCGTCATGCCGATACCCGTATCCTTCACGCTGAAGGCAAGGCGCACGTTCTTTTCGGTAACGTTCTCCATTTCCACCTTGAGGGTGATATCGCCCTTCTCGGTGAATTTCGTAGCGTTGTTCACGAGGTTCGTAAAAATCTGGGACAGGCGAAGCGGGTCGCCCATGAGCGTCTCGGGAATATCGGGATCCACGTCCACGATAAGTTCAATCGGTCGCCCGGCGATACGCACTTCGGCAAGGGAAGCCACCTCGCTGATGACATCCTGCAGCACGAACTGCGTGACTTCGAGTTCCTGCTTCTTCGCCTCGATTTTCGAGAAGTCCAAAATGTTGTTGATGATACCGAGCAAGGACTTCGCGGCATGCCCGATGCGGTCCACAAAGTTGCGCTGGCGTTCCGAAAGATCCGTATCGGAAATCAGGTGCGCCATACCGATAATCGCGTTCATCGGCGTGCGGATTTCATGGCTCATGTTGGCAAGGAATTCGCTCTTCGCCTGCGTCGCCTGTTCCGCAATTTCGCGGGCCGCGATGATTTCTGAAATATCCGTCATCGAGAACATGTAGCCCACCACGGCCTCGTCGGCCTTGAGAGTCACCGCCTCGCCGCGGAACCAGATTTCGCCATGCCCTTCGTTCGAGGGCAACATGAACGAATCCTTCCAAATTACGCCTTCGTCGAACGCCTTCGCGGTCGCTTCCATCACGTTGTCCGGAATGCCGCAAGAAGCAAGGTCTTCTAGCGCTAAGCCCACAAGGCTCCGCCAGTCCTTCTGGAAAATATCGCCGAGATGCTTCGACATGTACTTGATATGCCGCGTGCGGTCGAAAATCATCAAAAGCGAGCGGTCGGCCGAAAGCATGATGGTATCAAGAATCGTATCCTTCTGGATGCCGCTCGTGACGTCGGTAATCATGAACAGGTAGCGAATACTGCCGTCATCTTCTACGAGAAGCTGGAAGAATATTTCCCACCAGAAATCCTCCCCCTTCGTGTTCCTCACCTTCACGAGCGTCTTTCTCTCGCTGTCGTCGAGCTCGCCGCCCATAGCGACCTTGTGCGCAAACTTCTTGAACTGTTCCGAAGGTATGAATTTCCACAACACTTCGCCCTTGATATCGTCGGCATCGGTGAAGAACTTCACGACATTGCTGCTCGCCTGAAGGATATCGAACGAGTCATTCGTAAGGATAAGCGTAAAGTTCGGGCTCGAAAGCAACGTATCGAACAGCGTACTCGAACTCACGCTGTCCTTGAGGTCTTTCTCGATATAGCGTTTGAAAAGTATTCGGGCGACAAGACCCGCAAAAGACATGAGGACAATCACCGCAAGGATAAGCGCGAACTTGATTCCCTGAAAACGCTCGTTGAACTTGGCGACCACGGTATTCTGGTGCAGAATACGAACAAGGTAATAGGGATTCTTCGTCATCGCCGACGCCATGAACACGAAAGTCTGGCGGTGGTTGGTCGTCTTTTCCATACGGACGACATTCCCGTTCCCGTACATCAACAGTGAATCGGCATCGATTGCGCTCGTGACCATATCGAGCAGCGTGCCGATACTGTCGAGATCGATTCTACCCAGGTTCGTCTGTTCCGGATAATACGAAATGATATTGCTGCTGTTGTCCAGCATCAGGATGATTCCGCCATCGGACTTGTCAATCCCGTCGCTCATCGCCTGGTTGATAATCTGGATATCCAGATCCTCGCCGACGATACCCTTGACCCGATTGTTCTTGTCGCGAATCGCCTGCGAAAGCGTCAGAACCTGCTTGTTGAGCGACTTGCGCATGATGGGTCCCGTAATGGCGACACCCTTGTTTCTGGAAGCCTCCAGGTACCAGTCCTTCGTGCGGAACTCGGATACACCCTTGTCGAGAATGTTTCCGCGGCCACTGATGTATTCGCCTTCCACGGAACCGTAGAACACGTCGAGCACGCCTTCGTTCTTATGCACTCGCTTGCCGAGAATGGACTTGGCGTTCTGCTTGTTGATAGAACCGACATTCGAAATGAACTTGTCGAAATCGGCCTGGTGTTTGTTCAGTATGTTTTCGCAGGCCTCGACCGTCTTGTGGAGGCGCAACTCGGAACTGCTGTAGGCAGTCGATATAAGCGTATTTTCGAGATAAAAAAGGAATGCAAAGACCAAAAGTACCGTTGCGACAACAAGCGGTACCATATAGACAATCGATATGCGCCAGCTAAGTTTCCGGCGTTTGGAATTCACAATATTCCTTGTCAATGAGTCTGGTCCTTAAACAGTTCGTAGGTTGCGGGCAATTCATCGGCGATTGCAAGGAAGGCGTCGACCACGTCGGGATCGAACTGCGTCCCCTTCGCCTTTACAATCTCTCCAACGGCAAACTGGTGCGGGTAGGCATCCTTGTAGGGCCTGCGCGAGACGAGGGCGTCGTACACGTCGGCTACCGCCATGAGGCGCGCTCCAACGGGAATCTCCTCGCCCTTGAGCCCGCTCGGGTAACCCTGTCCGTCCCAGCGTTCGTGATGGGCAAGCGCGATATCCGCCGCAATGCGCACCATCGGGTTGTCGTGCAGTTCCTTGGTGGCATCCATGAGCACGTCGTAACCCATTCTCGGGTGCTTGCTCATGATTTCACGTTCCTGCTCGTTCAGTTTTGCCGGTTTACGCAAAATTTCGTCTTCGATACCAACCTTGCCGATATCGTGAAGCGGGGCTGCCGTCGCATAGAAGTCCACATACTCGCTCGACGGGATGGCCTGCGTATACTTCGGGTTGTTCTGCAAGACCTCGGCGAGGCGCTGCACGATTACCTGAGTGCGCTTGATGTGACCGCCCGTTTCAGGATCGCGGAATTCCGCAAGCGATCCGAGACTCGTGAGCATGACCTTCAAGGTACGGCGCAAGTCGGCCGTCTTCTCGTCGACAAGTTCATGCAGGTGGTCGCGCTGGCGCTTGTATTCAAGCTGGTTCTTCACGCGCAACAAAACGAGCTGCGGGTTGAACGGCTTCCCGATATAGTCCACCGCGCCCAAGTCAAGCCCGATCTGCTCACTTTCGTTATCCGATTTCGCAGTCAAGAAAAAGACCGGAATGTTCTTGAGTGATTCCATCCCCTTCATGGCCCTCATTGTTTCGTAGCCATTCATCTCGGGCATCATCACATCGAGAAGAATCAAGTCCGGCAGGACCTTTTCTGCGATTTCGATAGCCTTCTTACCATTCTTCGCAACAAAGACGTCATAGTGATCCATCAAGACATTTTCAAGGACTTCAATGTTCGTCTTAGTATCGTCAACAACTAAAATTTTGGCTTTTGCCTGTTCCATAGCCCAAATATATGCTCAAAAAACCAAATAAATCAACCTGTTCTATTCCAAAATGGAATATGTATGTTTTTTTTAAACAACAAGTTACAGTTTTTTCAGTTCAGGAAGCTCCCAGCGCACCTTTTTTCACCAAAATGGACAATTTTTCAACACAAAAAATCGCTGTATACACATTTTTTCGAAACGTAAATTTATATTGTGAAATAGCGGCTGCGCATAGGGAAGCGTGAGAGATCTTCAGCCGTTTTTTTGTATACAGGAAAATGACATGAAAAAATTTTTCGCCACAGCCCTCGTCATGAATTTTGCGATTGCGGGAGTATCCTTTGCGCAGGATGATATCACTCCGTTCTGGCGCGCGGTCGATAGTCTGAACCTGGGCAACGCGGCAAACGACCTGTACGACGACCTCTCTCTCCTCGACACCATAAAGCTTGGCGGGAAGACCTTCCCCATCACCTGGCAAAGCAGCGACACACTCTTTTTGGGCCATGA includes:
- a CDS encoding dihydroxy-acid dehydratase; this encodes ATHAERKKLFEAAGKRIVELCHQYYDLNDESILPRSIATKDAFENAMRLDIAMGGSSNTVLHLLAVAQEAGVDFTMKDIDRLSRNTPCICKVAPTVHNIHIENVNRAGGIMGILGELDRMGLLHKDAKTVHAKTIGEALELNDLKRNPTEEAKQRYLAGPGRKYNLVAFSQNFMYPDHDLDRANGAIRDGEHAYTKDGGLAVLYGNLAVDGCIVKTAGVDESIFKFTGPAVVFESQEDAVKGILDPNVVKAGDVVVIRYEGPKGGPGMQEMLYPTSYLKSRHLGKSCALLTDGRFSGGTSGLSIGHASPEAANKGNIGLVHTGDVIEIDIPNRSINVQLTDDELAERRKEMEARGAKAWQPENRDRVVSKALQAYAAMASSADKGAVRDLSLIGVK
- a CDS encoding response regulator — its product is MVPLVVATVLLVFAFLFYLENTLISTAYSSSELRLHKTVEACENILNKHQADFDKFISNVGSINKQNAKSILGKRVHKNEGVLDVFYGSVEGEYISGRGNILDKGVSEFRTKDWYLEASRNKGVAITGPIMRKSLNKQVLTLSQAIRDKNNRVKGIVGEDLDIQIINQAMSDGIDKSDGGIILMLDNSSNIISYYPEQTNLGRIDLDSIGTLLDMVTSAIDADSLLMYGNGNVVRMEKTTNHRQTFVFMASAMTKNPYYLVRILHQNTVVAKFNERFQGIKFALILAVIVLMSFAGLVARILFKRYIEKDLKDSVSSSTLFDTLLSSPNFTLILTNDSFDILQASSNVVKFFTDADDIKGEVLWKFIPSEQFKKFAHKVAMGGELDDSERKTLVKVRNTKGEDFWWEIFFQLLVEDDGSIRYLFMITDVTSGIQKDTILDTIMLSADRSLLMIFDRTRHIKYMSKHLGDIFQKDWRSLVGLALEDLASCGIPDNVMEATAKAFDEGVIWKDSFMLPSNEGHGEIWFRGEAVTLKADEAVVGYMFSMTDISEIIAAREIAEQATQAKSEFLANMSHEIRTPMNAIIGMAHLISDTDLSERQRNFVDRIGHAAKSLLGIINNILDFSKIEAKKQELEVTQFVLQDVISEVASLAEVRIAGRPIELIVDVDPDIPETLMGDPLRLSQIFTNLVNNATKFTEKGDITLKVEMENVTEKNVRLAFSVKDTGIGMTPEQLGRLFNAFTQADGSTTRKYGGTGLGLVISKSLVELMGGKLQVESTSGEGSRFFFSISLPIAPQAGEPKWKSVNSFAGKNILLVDDCANMRSVLRHILTKLHLVVEEACSAAEAFDLIQAHEEAGEDPYDIFLVDYKMGLETGFDFAKGIPEKMRKIPKVLMHPLHFEEAEQDTATKLGYNSCIAKPPQISSILSALQEAMGMKLTYQKATKKENRKIYFKPAKILLVEDNLMNQELAVSLLNSVGLTTMVANNGKEALDLLKPGSFDLVLMDLQMPIMDGLTATKEIRDMEDPYFKNVPILAMSARAFQKDKEECFEAGMNSYIVKPIDPSLLYEDLANYLAIASESSVPHNRTLVSTGNVQLADDDANFLAQFSKVRDFDASVGLYHANNNKTIYIRILHGFVRDYSGNNFELRKLVETSKFEEATRITHTIKGLCGTIGSSHVQTLGAAVENTLSQKQHDFPEYNRFEEALHNLIEDLSVVLKDIDADMPVQPTKREDPEAVGRLKGVLGNLKVALDSCSSTRCKRILDEYENIAFDPEIETLLQKIVNQVDDYEFSEAAETLAELETKLG
- a CDS encoding HD domain-containing phosphohydrolase; the encoded protein is MEQAKAKILVVDDTKTNIEVLENVLMDHYDVFVAKNGKKAIEIAEKVLPDLILLDVMMPEMNGYETMRAMKGMESLKNIPVFFLTAKSDNESEQIGLDLGAVDYIGKPFNPQLVLLRVKNQLEYKRQRDHLHELVDEKTADLRRTLKVMLTSLGSLAEFRDPETGGHIKRTQVIVQRLAEVLQNNPKYTQAIPSSEYVDFYATAAPLHDIGKVGIEDEILRKPAKLNEQEREIMSKHPRMGYDVLMDATKELHDNPMVRIAADIALAHHERWDGQGYPSGLKGEEIPVGARLMAVADVYDALVSRRPYKDAYPHQFAVGEIVKAKGTQFDPDVVDAFLAIADELPATYELFKDQTH